Proteins co-encoded in one Erwinia sp. genomic window:
- the epsF gene encoding Type II secretion system protein F (ID:JIFNMEKO_02444;~source:Prodigal:2.6), producing the protein MTTTSESLQLIAEATPHPEWQALLYHLQRQIQQGSSFSQALAQWPGIFPPLYPAVVSVGELTGYLEDCCQRLAQQQERHQRLQHNIRRALRYPVFTLVIALIVSLGMLTWVLPEFETIYTSFNAPLPLFTRWIMQMSHFLTQHGLIFLMAVSGIGYGCRITHQRSLIFQRYIQRQLLKIPLLGKVVHFSQLNVIFSTLTLTQQAGLTLPDSLQATEKVIGGRLWQETLTALCTHIINGNLLNTILLQHPLFPPLCHQMIKAGEASGSLDTVMKKLADIYYDEAQQRAEQALSLLEPAMMLLVATIVGSLVIAMYLPLFNLGEIMG; encoded by the coding sequence TTGACCACTACATCAGAAAGTCTGCAATTGATCGCCGAGGCAACGCCACACCCTGAATGGCAAGCCCTGCTGTATCACCTGCAGCGACAGATCCAACAAGGATCTTCGTTCTCACAGGCGCTCGCCCAATGGCCGGGTATTTTTCCTCCGCTGTATCCTGCCGTAGTCAGCGTCGGAGAATTGACAGGCTATCTTGAGGACTGTTGTCAGCGGCTGGCACAACAACAAGAACGTCATCAACGACTACAGCACAATATACGTCGGGCATTACGCTATCCCGTGTTCACGCTGGTGATTGCTCTGATAGTCAGTCTCGGTATGCTGACCTGGGTACTGCCGGAGTTTGAAACTATCTATACGAGTTTCAATGCCCCACTGCCCTTGTTTACACGATGGATTATGCAGATGTCCCATTTCCTCACACAGCATGGCTTGATTTTTCTGATGGCTGTTAGTGGCATAGGATATGGATGCAGAATCACTCATCAGCGTAGTCTGATATTTCAGCGCTACATACAACGCCAGTTATTGAAAATTCCCTTGCTGGGAAAAGTTGTCCATTTCAGTCAGTTGAATGTGATCTTTTCTACACTGACTCTGACGCAACAAGCCGGACTGACGCTACCTGATAGCCTTCAGGCCACAGAAAAGGTTATCGGAGGGCGGCTCTGGCAGGAAACGCTCACAGCACTCTGCACGCACATTATTAATGGCAACCTGCTCAACACAATACTACTGCAACATCCTCTATTTCCTCCGCTGTGCCATCAAATGATCAAAGCAGGCGAAGCTTCAGGTTCACTCGACACCGTGATGAAAAAACTGGCGGATATCTATTATGATGAAGCGCAGCAACGGGCTGAACAGGCTCTAAGCCTGCTGGAACCGGCAATGATGTTGCTGGTAGCGACGATTGTCGGTTCCCTGGTTATCGCAATGTACCTGCCACTGTTTAATCTGGGCGAGATAATGGGCTGA
- the guaC gene encoding GMP reductase (ID:JIFNMEKO_02445;~source:Prodigal:2.6) produces the protein MRIEEDIKLGFKDVLIRPKRSTLKSRSQVELARSFTFRHSGAHWSGVPIIAANMDTVGTFSMAAVLAEFDLLTAVHNHYTVAQWQHFVSGASENVLRHLMVSAGTSDDDFYRLEQILSLSAALNFICLDVANGYSEHFVAFLQRVRQRFPDKTICAGNVVTGEMVEELILSGADIVKVGIGPGSVCTTRVKTGVGYPQLSAVIECADAAHGLGGQIVSDGGCSVPGDVAKAFGGGADFVMLGGMFAAHDECEGSVVESNGEKMMLFYGMSSASAMQRHAGGVADYRAAEGKTVKLPLRGPVENTVKDIVGGLRSACTYVGAERLKELTKRTTFIRVAEQENPVYNRG, from the coding sequence ATGCGTATTGAAGAAGACATAAAACTGGGTTTCAAAGATGTTCTTATTCGACCGAAGCGCTCGACACTGAAAAGTCGATCGCAAGTTGAACTGGCAAGGTCGTTTACTTTCAGACACTCAGGAGCGCACTGGTCCGGTGTACCGATTATTGCAGCAAACATGGATACAGTGGGAACATTCAGTATGGCAGCGGTGCTGGCAGAGTTCGATCTGCTGACGGCGGTGCATAATCATTATACTGTTGCACAATGGCAACATTTTGTCAGTGGTGCATCGGAAAACGTATTGCGTCATCTGATGGTTTCAGCGGGAACATCAGATGATGACTTTTACCGACTTGAGCAGATACTTTCACTGTCGGCTGCATTGAATTTTATTTGTCTTGATGTAGCAAACGGTTATTCAGAACATTTTGTTGCTTTCCTGCAGCGTGTGCGCCAGCGATTTCCCGATAAAACCATTTGTGCGGGCAATGTGGTGACAGGTGAGATGGTGGAAGAGCTCATCCTTTCCGGAGCGGATATTGTTAAAGTGGGGATAGGTCCCGGCTCAGTGTGCACCACGCGGGTAAAAACCGGGGTGGGTTATCCTCAATTGTCAGCTGTGATTGAGTGTGCCGATGCTGCACATGGTTTGGGTGGACAGATTGTGAGTGATGGCGGGTGTTCAGTTCCCGGTGACGTGGCAAAAGCGTTCGGCGGTGGTGCCGACTTTGTCATGCTGGGCGGAATGTTTGCGGCTCATGATGAGTGTGAAGGCAGTGTAGTGGAAAGTAATGGCGAAAAAATGATGCTATTTTATGGAATGAGTTCTGCTTCAGCCATGCAACGGCATGCCGGTGGGGTAGCTGATTACCGGGCAGCAGAAGGTAAAACAGTGAAACTGCCTTTGCGTGGTCCGGTGGAGAATACAGTAAAAGATATTGTTGGTGGATTACGCTCAGCCTGTACCTATGTGGGGGCTGAGCGACTGAAAGAACTGACCAAAAGAACCACCTTTATTCGTGTTGCTGAGCAGGAAAATCCGGTTTATAACCGGGGCTGA
- the coaE gene encoding Dephospho-CoA kinase (ID:JIFNMEKO_02446;~source:Prodigal:2.6), whose protein sequence is MAYVVALTGGIGSGKTTVANLFAEYGVDIVDADIIAREIVEPGMPAWRALKAKFGPSLFSADGKLDRAALREHIFSHPEDKTWLNTLLHPLIQTETQRQLAECLSPWSLWVVPLLVENNLQHLADRVLVVDVDRDTQLSRTINRDGISHYQAEAIFAAQASRESRLAIADDIIDNSGPPSAVRARIAQLNQHYHQLAAAAPQD, encoded by the coding sequence ATGGCCTATGTTGTGGCTTTGACCGGAGGGATTGGGAGTGGCAAAACAACCGTTGCAAATTTGTTTGCAGAATATGGTGTTGATATTGTAGATGCCGATATTATCGCTCGCGAAATCGTCGAACCAGGTATGCCAGCGTGGCGGGCGCTGAAAGCTAAATTTGGCCCCAGCTTGTTTTCCGCAGACGGAAAACTGGACAGAGCAGCGCTGCGTGAACATATTTTTTCTCATCCGGAAGATAAAACCTGGTTGAACACTTTGTTACATCCCCTTATCCAGACGGAAACACAGCGTCAGCTCGCAGAATGTTTGTCCCCCTGGTCATTATGGGTGGTGCCGTTACTGGTCGAAAATAATTTGCAGCATCTTGCAGACCGGGTGCTGGTAGTAGATGTGGATCGCGATACTCAATTATCGCGCACGATAAACAGAGATGGGATCTCCCATTATCAGGCTGAGGCCATATTTGCTGCACAAGCAAGCCGGGAAAGTCGGCTTGCCATTGCTGACGATATAATTGATAACAGTGGCCCTCCTTCGGCTGTCAGAGCGCGTATTGCACAACTCAATCAACATTATCATCAACTTGCTGCAGCAGCACCCCAGGACTAA
- the zapD gene encoding Cell division protein ZapD (ID:JIFNMEKO_02447;~source:Prodigal:2.6), whose amino-acid sequence MSTTVLFEYPLNEKMRTWLRIEFLINQMKESQRITLPHEALAFFRQTAELIDVLERGDLRGELAKELDKHKQKLQTWSEVPGVDLQRVEALREELKQCLATLMSAPRIGQQLREERLINLVRQRLSIPGGCCSFDLPTLHIWLHIEQTERDNQVQRWITSLAPLYDSLKLILELLRQSAAFRHQTSLNGFFQDSAEGAELLRLQLPLSASLYPQVSGHKNRYAIRFLPLDSEQGEVPVRLDFDLACC is encoded by the coding sequence ATGAGCACAACTGTATTATTTGAATATCCACTGAATGAGAAGATGCGTACCTGGTTACGCATTGAGTTTCTGATCAATCAGATGAAAGAGAGCCAACGGATCACGCTTCCACATGAGGCATTAGCTTTTTTCCGTCAAACGGCCGAATTGATAGATGTCCTGGAACGAGGCGATCTGCGCGGTGAACTTGCGAAAGAACTTGATAAACATAAGCAAAAATTACAAACATGGAGTGAAGTGCCTGGCGTCGATCTGCAACGGGTTGAGGCACTGAGAGAAGAACTCAAACAGTGTCTGGCTACGTTGATGTCTGCTCCGCGAATAGGCCAGCAGTTACGCGAAGAGCGTTTAATTAATCTGGTACGACAGCGTCTGAGTATTCCGGGAGGATGTTGTAGCTTTGACCTGCCAACATTGCATATCTGGTTGCATATCGAACAGACAGAGCGCGACAATCAGGTTCAACGCTGGATAACGTCACTCGCGCCTTTGTATGACAGTTTGAAACTGATTCTTGAGTTACTGCGCCAGTCTGCTGCATTTCGTCATCAAACCAGCCTGAATGGTTTTTTTCAGGACAGTGCTGAAGGTGCTGAATTATTACGTTTGCAGCTGCCTCTTTCTGCCTCACTCTATCCGCAAGTCTCGGGGCATAAAAACCGTTATGCAATCCGGTTTCTGCCACTGGACAGTGAACAGGGAGAAGTACCTGTGCGTTTAGATTTTGACCTCGCCTGCTGTTAG
- the yacG gene encoding DNA gyrase inhibitor YacG (ID:JIFNMEKO_02448;~source:Prodigal:2.6): MQCETLSVSCPGCGKSVLWIEESSWRPFCSKRCQLIDLGEWAAEEKCIPGSELSEHDAWSDSDLSR; this comes from the coding sequence ATGCAATGTGAAACACTCTCTGTTTCCTGCCCTGGCTGTGGAAAGTCTGTTCTGTGGATCGAGGAAAGCAGCTGGCGTCCTTTTTGCAGCAAACGTTGTCAGCTCATTGATCTCGGCGAGTGGGCAGCTGAGGAAAAATGCATCCCCGGAAGTGAACTGTCCGAACACGATGCATGGAGTGATTCTGACCTCAGCCGTTAA
- the mutT gene encoding 8-oxo-dGTP diphosphatase (ID:JIFNMEKO_02449;~source:Prodigal:2.6) — protein MRHLQVAVGIIRNAQKQIFLAQRSAESHMALMWEFPGGKIEADESAEAALKRELYEETGITVLKATAFGEETHTYADLSVTLHFFLVESWQDDPYGREGQPVRWVEQTQLDASQFPPANAPIVARLLKETD, from the coding sequence ATGAGACACCTGCAAGTGGCGGTGGGGATTATTCGTAATGCACAAAAGCAGATTTTTCTTGCGCAGCGCTCCGCTGAGTCACATATGGCGCTGATGTGGGAGTTCCCAGGCGGGAAAATCGAGGCTGATGAGAGTGCTGAAGCAGCGCTAAAACGTGAACTTTACGAAGAAACGGGGATTACGGTACTCAAAGCGACTGCTTTTGGTGAAGAGACACACACGTATGCTGACCTTAGTGTCACACTGCATTTTTTTCTGGTAGAAAGCTGGCAGGATGATCCTTACGGACGAGAAGGGCAACCTGTGCGTTGGGTGGAACAAACGCAGCTGGATGCCAGTCAGTTTCCTCCGGCAAACGCTCCAATAGTTGCGCGTTTGCTGAAAGAGACAGACTAG
- the secA gene encoding Protein translocase subunit SecA (ID:JIFNMEKO_02450;~source:Prodigal:2.6), with the protein MFTKLLTKIFGSSNERTLRRMRKIVDTINSMEPEFEKLSDEALQAKTAEYRARLAKGETLETLLPEAFATVREASKRVFGMRHFDVQLLGGMVLNERCIAEMRTGEGKTLTATLPAYLNALSGKGVHVVTVNDYLAQRDAENNRALFEFLGLTIGINLPGMPAPAKREAYAADITYGTNNEYGFDYLRDNMAFSPEDRVQRTLNYALVDEVDSILIDEARTPLIISGPAEDSSELYIKVNKIIPYLKPQEKEDSDTFKGDGHFSVDQKSSQVHLTERGLVAVEELMVSEGIMEEGESLYSPGNIMMMHHVTAALRAHALFTRDVDYIVKNGEVIIVDEHTGRTMQGRRWSDGLHQAVEAKEGVEIQNENQTLASITFQNYFRLYNKLAGMTGTADTEAFEFYSIYKLDTVVVPTNRPMVRKDMPDLVYMTEREKIVAIIEDIRERTANGQPVLVGTISIEKSEVISEQLTQAGIKHEVLNAKFHAREADIVAQAGQPGAVTIATNMAGRGTDIVLGGSWQSEIAALNDPSEAEAEKIKQAWQERHDAVLASGGLHIIGTERHESRRIDNQLRGRSGRQGDQGSSRFYLSMEDALMRIFASDRVSGMMRKLGMKEGEAIEHPWVTKAIANAQRKVESRNFDVRKQLLEYDDVANDQRRAMYSQRNELLDVADVSDTINSIRQDVFSTVIDGAIPPQSLEEMWDIPTLEERLKLDFDLTMPIAEWLETEPELHEETLRERIIKHADEQYLEKEAVVGAEMMRSFEKGIMLQTLDSLWKEHLAAMDYLRQGIHLRGYAQKDPKQEYKRESFAMFASMLEVLKYELVSTLSKVQVQMPEEVTALEEQRREESQRLQAQQQLSHVDSETEAARALAGQTGERKTGRNDPCPCGSGKKYKQCHGRLG; encoded by the coding sequence ATGTTTACCAAATTATTAACCAAAATCTTTGGCAGCAGTAATGAGCGTACTTTACGGCGCATGCGTAAAATAGTTGACACAATTAACAGCATGGAGCCGGAGTTTGAAAAACTGTCAGACGAGGCTCTGCAAGCAAAAACGGCGGAGTATCGTGCACGGCTCGCTAAAGGCGAAACGCTTGAAACGCTTCTGCCTGAAGCATTCGCCACAGTGCGTGAAGCCAGTAAACGTGTTTTTGGTATGCGTCATTTTGATGTCCAGCTACTGGGTGGAATGGTGCTTAATGAACGCTGTATTGCGGAGATGCGTACCGGTGAAGGTAAAACATTAACTGCAACCTTACCCGCCTACCTCAATGCATTAAGTGGTAAAGGTGTACATGTTGTTACCGTCAACGATTATCTGGCACAGCGTGACGCAGAAAATAACCGTGCTTTATTTGAGTTTCTTGGCCTAACCATTGGTATCAATTTGCCTGGCATGCCTGCGCCAGCGAAACGTGAAGCGTATGCGGCAGATATCACTTACGGCACCAATAACGAGTACGGTTTTGATTATCTGCGTGACAACATGGCATTCAGTCCGGAGGACCGCGTACAACGGACACTGAACTATGCATTAGTCGATGAAGTTGACTCCATCCTGATCGATGAGGCACGTACACCGCTGATCATTTCTGGTCCGGCGGAGGACAGCTCTGAGCTCTACATCAAGGTTAACAAGATCATCCCTTATCTGAAACCTCAGGAAAAAGAGGATTCAGATACCTTTAAAGGTGATGGACACTTTTCTGTCGATCAAAAGTCCAGTCAGGTTCACCTTACTGAGCGTGGTTTAGTGGCTGTTGAAGAGCTGATGGTCAGTGAAGGGATCATGGAAGAAGGGGAGTCACTCTATTCACCCGGCAATATCATGATGATGCATCATGTTACTGCGGCTCTGCGTGCACATGCCTTATTTACCCGTGATGTAGACTATATCGTTAAAAACGGCGAGGTGATTATCGTTGATGAGCACACCGGTCGTACGATGCAGGGTCGTCGTTGGTCTGATGGTTTACATCAGGCAGTGGAAGCTAAAGAGGGGGTGGAAATTCAGAATGAAAATCAGACCCTGGCTTCAATTACCTTCCAGAACTACTTCCGTCTTTATAATAAACTCGCCGGGATGACCGGGACAGCAGATACCGAAGCGTTTGAATTTTATTCTATTTACAAGCTTGATACGGTTGTTGTGCCGACCAACCGTCCGATGGTTCGTAAAGATATGCCTGATCTGGTCTACATGACAGAGAGAGAAAAAATCGTTGCGATTATTGAAGATATCCGTGAACGTACCGCAAATGGACAGCCTGTTCTGGTGGGGACGATTTCAATCGAAAAATCAGAAGTCATCTCTGAACAGTTAACGCAGGCTGGCATCAAGCATGAAGTGCTTAATGCGAAATTTCATGCACGCGAAGCAGATATTGTCGCGCAGGCAGGCCAACCAGGAGCAGTCACTATTGCGACTAACATGGCCGGCAGGGGAACCGATATTGTGCTGGGTGGTAGCTGGCAATCGGAAATCGCCGCATTGAATGACCCCTCAGAGGCTGAGGCAGAGAAAATTAAACAGGCATGGCAGGAACGTCATGATGCTGTACTGGCTTCTGGTGGCTTACATATCATTGGCACTGAGCGCCACGAGTCACGGCGTATCGATAACCAGTTACGCGGCCGTTCCGGACGTCAGGGCGACCAGGGGTCATCTCGTTTTTATCTTTCCATGGAAGATGCATTAATGCGTATCTTTGCCTCTGATCGTGTTTCCGGCATGATGCGTAAGCTCGGCATGAAAGAGGGTGAAGCAATTGAACACCCGTGGGTGACCAAGGCGATTGCCAATGCACAGCGCAAGGTTGAGAGTCGTAACTTTGATGTGCGTAAGCAGCTACTGGAATATGATGATGTTGCCAACGATCAGCGTCGCGCTATGTATAGTCAGCGCAATGAGTTGCTGGATGTTGCGGACGTCAGTGACACGATTAACAGCATTCGTCAGGATGTTTTCAGTACTGTGATAGACGGTGCAATTCCTCCTCAGTCTCTGGAGGAAATGTGGGATATTCCGACTCTGGAAGAACGTCTGAAACTCGATTTTGATCTCACTATGCCGATTGCTGAGTGGCTTGAAACGGAGCCAGAGCTGCATGAAGAGACTCTGCGTGAACGTATTATTAAGCATGCTGATGAACAGTATCTGGAAAAAGAGGCTGTTGTCGGTGCCGAGATGATGCGCAGTTTTGAGAAAGGCATTATGTTACAGACGCTTGACTCATTATGGAAAGAGCATCTGGCGGCAATGGATTATTTACGCCAGGGAATCCATTTGCGTGGGTATGCACAAAAAGACCCGAAACAAGAGTATAAACGCGAGTCGTTTGCCATGTTCGCCTCTATGCTGGAAGTGCTGAAATATGAACTGGTCAGTACCTTGAGTAAAGTCCAGGTGCAGATGCCTGAAGAGGTCACAGCGCTCGAAGAGCAGCGGCGTGAAGAGTCTCAGCGCTTGCAGGCACAGCAGCAACTGAGTCACGTTGATAGTGAAACCGAAGCAGCGCGCGCGCTGGCGGGGCAAACCGGTGAGCGTAAGACAGGACGTAATGATCCTTGTCCGTGTGGTTCAGGTAAAAAATATAAACAATGTCACGGACGCCTTGGCTAA